The Rhipicephalus sanguineus isolate Rsan-2018 unplaced genomic scaffold, BIME_Rsan_1.4 Seq985, whole genome shotgun sequence genome segment TGCAGAAAACTCCCATACGCCTTTCATGTTTCCTGGGACCGTTACCGGTCTGGGGCAAGGTGGAAATGAAGGTACAGCTTGGTCCAGTAACGGTGAGCAGTTCTCTGATAGTGGTGGACCATCAAGGGCCCCTGCTGTGTGGAAGAGACACGATAGAAGAATTTCGCAAAGCTGGCGTCTTCCTTTTGGAGAGAGGCATGTCGTCTATGGTGAATGTTGTGCACGTCGACAGTAAGCTCACCGCACTTCTTGACGAATTTTCCGACTGCTTTGAGGACCTCGGATGCTGTAAGGGACCACCGGTGAAACTATACCTCAAGGAAGGCGCCCAACCTCGATTTCTGAAGGCTCGGACAGTTCCGTACGCCATGAGAGCGCAAGTATCCGCCGAAATCGACCGACTGGTGGAAGTGGGAGTTCTGTCCCCAGTGAGCGTGGCTGAATGGGCAACGCCAGTAGTGCCGGTGGTAAAGAAAAACGGAGACATCCGGCTGTGTGGAGACTTTAAGCTGACGGTCAATCCAGCGACAAGAACAGAACAGTACCCGCTTCCGAAAATCGAAGACATCTTTGCAACGCTAGCGGGGGGCGAGGTGTTTAGCACGCTCGACTTACGGAACGCATACAACCAACTTCCCCTGGATGATGATGCCAAAAAGATAGCGGTGCTGAATACGCACAAGGGCCTCTTCGGCTACAACCGCTTGGCTTTTGGTATCGCCTCGGCGCCTGCGCTGTTTCAGCGGCGCATAGAAGCGGTACTACAGGCGTTACCCGGCGTGAAAGTTTACCTGGACGACATTATTGTAGCGGAAAAAGCGCAGAATACCAC includes the following:
- the LOC119378799 gene encoding uncharacterized protein K02A2.6-like; translation: MWEGRRLRMIVDTGSPVSVIPKSVYKKHCKWWPALQKTPIRLSCFLGPLPVWGKVEMKVQLGPVTVSSSLIVVDHQGPLLCGRDTIEEFRKAGVFLLERGMSSMVNVVHVDSKLTALLDEFSDCFEDLGCCKGPPVKLYLKEGAQPRFLKARTVPYAMRAQVSAEIDRLVEVGVLSPVSVAEWATPVVPVVKKNGDIRLCGDFKLTVNPATRTEQYPLPKIEDIFATLAGGEVFSTLDLRNAYNQLPLDDDAKKIAVLNTHKGLFGYNRLAFGIASAPALFQRRIEAVLQALPGVKVYLDDIIVAEKAQNTTLLRQVLERLRANGLTLNKEKCRFREKEVVFLGHRIDARGLHPLQDNLEAVLAAPPPTSNVSDHTSKDCTLQQVKTWILQGWPKRLGADEQQYQPYFARRQELTVSKGILNEEPRALDFLVRARASSTPVKEEPFETPVTLEHSSPEGPLSSAGDQTTSSDALQAGQSVPGEPASGGGIEPAVSGPTEPIQLRRSTRACKPPDRF